The segment CGGTCTCGGCAGGACTCGTAGCGTCAGGCATCTTTATCGGAGTCTTCGCGGTGGCTCAGTCCGCCCTGTCGAGTACCGCTGCGGGGGCCCTCGCGTTTGTCGCGACCGTCTGCGTGCAGTACGGGATCGCGATGGGGTTTCCCCGCGTTCGTTAGCGCCGACGAACCGGCAGACAGGAAACGCCACGGACGAGAAAGAGAGCCGCCGAAACGAACAGGCTCGAACGGCGTGTGACACAGACCGAAAAAAATACCTCGAGAATCGAACGTGATTGTCGTGACGGGAGCTTACCGAACAGGGCGTGACGGATTACAAACGAGCGCTCGGAACTCGAGACGCCGGATCATCGCGGAGCCACGACACGTGAGCGAACCAAACCGAGACGACAACGACGAGCGCGAGCGCGATCGATCGCACGAGATATTCGCCCAGCTCGACGACGAGTACGCGCGCGAAATCCTCGTCGAGACGGTCGGTGGTTCGCGGTCGGCACACGAACTCAGCGAGGCGTGTGACGCCTCGCTATCGACGATCTACCGGCGGGCCGAGCGGCTCATCGACTGTGGACTCCTCGCGGAGCAAACCGTGGTCGAAGACGACGGGAACCATTACAGCGTGTACGAAGCCCAACTCGACAATATCACGGTCGACTTAGACGAGGACGGCTTCACCGTCACGATCGAATCGAAACCGACGGAGAGCCTCTCGGACCGCTTCACAAATATGTGGGAGGGACTTTGACGATGACACCGATTCCAGCGGCGACGCGACTCTCGTTCGACTACCTGACGCTCCTCTCGGTGACGCTCGTCGCGATCGGGTTGGCGCTGTTCATCGTGTTTCAGGCCTATCGCGGCTATCGCCACCACCAGAGCCGTCGAATGCTGTTTCTCGCGACGGGATTGTTCCTGCTGACGATCGTTCCGTTCGCGTTCTCGATCGTCGTCGACTCGGCGGGGCAGCTAACGACGCTCGAACCTCGAGTCAGATCGTACTACCTCCCGATGGCGAGCCGGCTCAGCGAAGTCGGCGGACTCGGGTGTCTGCTCTATTCGCTGCTGATCGACGTCGAGTGAAGATCGTCACGTCCGGCGCGTGATGGACGTTTAGAGAAGCAGCGAAACGACCGCGAGCGCCAGAAAGATGAGCACGAGCCACTTCGCGATCGCCATCGTGAGCCCCGCGATCCCGTTGAGTCCGAAGAATCCTGCGAGTACCGCGACGACGAAGAACGTGAGCGCGAGTTCTAGCATGAATCGAACGTCGCCCCTCGCGGCAAAGTCACTTCTGCCAGACTATGCAAGCAGCGTGAAATTGACGCGAGCGTAAACGAGACGAGACGGGCGACCGAGACCTAGAACAGGTCCTGCGTGATCTCTAAGGTTTCCTCGCGATCGTCCCAGTCGACGACGAGCGCGACGCTGGTCGCGCTCGTGATTATGTCCTGAAGGTTGATCCGGGCCTCTGCGAGCGGGTTGACGATGTCGCTGATGATTCCCGGCTGGTTCGGCAGTTCGCCGCCGGTCACGCGAACGACGGCCATCGGCGAGTCGACGGTCACGCTCGAGAACTCGTCGCGAGCGATGACCTCGCGGTGGAGGATGTTCTCGGCTCGTTCGGCCTCCTCTTCGTCGATGTAGAACGTCACCGTGTCGACGCCGCTCGCGACGGCTTCGATGTTGACGTCGCTCTCACCGAGCGCTTGCGAGAGGTGCTGGAAGACTCCCGGCTGGTTCCGAATCGCCCGGCCCGCGACGGTGAGACAGGCGATCGGGCGCTCCCGGAGATCGACGAGGTTCTGGAACTCGCCTTCGATGCTCGTCCCGCCGCTGAGAAGGTCGCCGTGCTGGTAGTGGACGACTCGAACGTCGAGCGTGGTGTCCTTGTACGAAAGCGCGGAGGGAGCGACGACCTCGGCACCCCGGAACGAGAGGTTTCGAAGCTCGTCGACCGAGATCTCGCCGACGTTTCTGGCCCCTTCGACGACCCGCGGATCGCCCGTCATGACGCCCTCAACGTCGGTGACGATGACGACCTCGTCCGCGTCCATATACTTACCGAGCATGACGGCCGTCGTGTCGCTGCCGCCCCGACCGAGCGTGGTGATCGAGCCGTCGGTTCCCTCGGCGAGGAACCCGGTGATGACCGGGACGACGTCGTCGAGCGACTCGGCGACCTCGTAGGCGCGCCGTTGGGTCTCCTCGACGTCGACCTCGCCGTGCTCGTCCGTGATGATCGGCCAGTCCTCGCTGCCCGGCTCGAGGAATCGCGCCTCGATGCCGCGGGCCGAGAGCGCCGCCTTGAGCATCCGAACGGAGGTCCGTTCGCCCATGCTGACGATCTGGGCTCTGTCCTTGTCGCCCGTCTCGAAGGTGATGTCCTCGAGCAAGTCGTCGGTAGTCGATCCCATCGCGCTGGCGACGACGGCGATTTCGTGGCCGTCTTCGACCGCCGCGGCGACGGAGTCTGCGGCCCGGTTGATTCGGTCGCCCGACCCCAGGCTGGTTCCCCCGAACTTCGCTACGACGCGCATAGAGACACCCCACAATCGACGTGAGTGGCCGTGGTTCTGCTCATGTGCCAGTCCATTACAAGAGCGAGCAAATAACTGTGTCCCATCGATCTCATTTTTACTTCCGATCGCATCGGTGCGTTCGAATCCGTCCGAACGGGGTCGATTCGGTAGGGTACTCGAGCGGACTGGGCGATTGCGGGCGCGGGTGAGCCGCCGGGCGAGATTTATAGTAGTGCAAGCCATTACCACACACTAATGAACATACGCGACGCACTCGAGGCCGATGCCGATGCACTTGCGTCCATCGCTGACTCGCCGACTGACGTGATGCGAAACCTCGTACACGATCGGACGGTACGCGTCGCCGAAGACGGCACCCACGATCCGAACGCCGACGTCCGGACCGGCGACACGCAGTATGACGAGTCGAACCCGGAGGACCTCCTCGGATTCGTCAGCTTCGACGCGAAAGGCGAGACGGTCCACGTCACCCAGATCGGCGGCACGGACGACGCCTGCGTCGAACTGCTGGCCGAGCCGGTCCGGTTCGCGGAGGGCGAATCGATGACCGTCGAGCTCCTGATCCCGCCGGAGGCCGACGGCGTCAAAGCCGCCGCCGACGAACTCGGGTTCCGAAACTGCGGCTCTGGTCCCCGTTTCGAGAACGCCCGCACGGAGAAGTTCCGACTCGAGCCCTGATACAACCGAAATTGGGCTCGAGTCGAAGGGCCAACGGGCAGGATTCGACTCGAGTCGACTCGTGGCGGAGTTAGGGTTCGATCTCGAGCCGAGTCGTGACGGAATCGGGACTCGGTTTCGAGTCGAATGGTGGTAGAGTCAGGCCTCGGTTTCGACTCGAGGGCGAATAGCGTCGTTCCGCATCTCGGGGTCGCTTCTTAGCTAAACTTCTGGACGGTCACGTCGAGCGTGTCGAGGTCGACGATGGGCGCGTAGCCGGCGTCGGGATCGATGTTGACGCTCTTCTGGAACTCCGTCTGGGCCTGCCAACACCCGGAGTTGATCGCAAGCACGTTGTGGTACTTGCCGAAGCCGAGTTTGTGGACGTGGCCGGTGTGGAAAATGTCGGGGACGTCTTCGATGATCAGGTAATCTTCCTTCTCGGGAGCGAGCCTCGTGTGGCCGCCGAACTGGGGAGCGACGTGGCGCTTTTTGAGGAGCTGGTACATCGCTTTGTGCGGCTCGTCGTAATTGGCCTTCTCCTCGGGCAGTTCAGCGATCACTTCGTCGAGACTGACCCCGTGGTACATCAGGACCGAGACCCCCTCGAGAGTGACCGTCGAGGGGTTGCTCACGATCTGCGGGTCGTGTGCGGACATGATGTTTCGCAACCGTTCGTCGAATCCAGGTTGGGGTTCCGCGAGTCTGACCGCGTCGTGGTTGCCCGGAATCATGACGATATCCAGATCACCTGGCACTCGCTTGAGGTGCTCGTTGAACGCCTCGTACTGGTCGTAGATGTCGACGATGTCGAGTTCCTCGTCCTGATCCGGATAGACGCCGACGCCCTCGACCATGTCGCCGGCGAGCAACAGATACTCGACGTGCTGGGCTTCCGCCGTATGCAGCCAGTCGGCGAACCGATTCCAGGCGTCCGCCATGAACTCCTGGCTGCCCACGTGAACGTCGCTGATGAGCGCAGCCTGGACGTGGCGATTCGCGGTCGACGGCTCGTACGTCCGCGGCACGTCCGGAAACGACATCGAATCGACGAATGCGATGCCCGAATCGTCCGCCAGCGTCCCCTCCATCGCCAGCACCTCGTCGCAGAGCAACTCCTCGACGAGGCCGGCGTACTCCCTGTCTTTCATCACGAGCCACGGGAACGTCCCGGTCGCGTCCTCGAGTTCGATCAGCCAGTGCCCGCTCGCGGTCGAGCGGATGTCGTTGACGAGTCCGACCATCGCCGCCTCGCTCCCGCCCGGCATGCTCTGGATAGCGGAGGCCGGACGGTGGTTGAACCGACCGCGGAGTTTCGACCCCAACCGCTCGAGTCGGTCGCGAAAGACGGCGACGAAATCCTTGTACTCGCCCGTCCCCGTGCTCTCGCCGGTCATGTCGTTCGCGATCTCGAGCGACCGACTCGAGGCGTCGCCAGCTCGATCGAAACGATCGGTAGACCCCATCGTTTCGACTGGAGAATCGGTCTTCGAACTGGACGACGTCCGGGATGAATCTCCAGTTGAAACAGAGGGGTCGTCCAGCGGCGCGTCCGTGGGATCGTTTGCACCGCTCGAACGATCGTGTCCGATCGAGTCGCTCGGGGACGCCGGTGAATCGCTCGACGCTGGCGGGGAGTCGCTCGAGCGTGACGACGATTCGCCGGAAGCCGATTCGGACTCCTCGAGAACCGATCGAACGTGCTCCGAGCGCACGACAAGCGTCCCCTCGGGGAGCGCGTCGACGACCCGCTCGAGGGTCGGCTGTGGTCGCTCCGCGGCGGCGATGAGGGTCACGGCCTCGCGCTCTGCGTTGTACCCGCGGGTGGTCAACTCGCTGACGATCCGGGCCGGACCCTCGAGTGGCACACGATTCGCATTCGCGAGTGGCGAGAAAAGGATGACGGATCGGCGGTCTCCAACTGCCCGTCGGCCGGCCCTGTCTGACCCGAGGGGGAAAGTTGATACACGGTCCTCGCAAAATGAGATTCAATGGGCGATGGCGACGGCAACGACGGCTACGACGACCGAGACCGAACTGGTTCGTCGTCCGAGTCAGACGACTATCGCGAACCGAAAAACAGGGGCGAATCTGAAAACGGCATCGAGGATCATGGGAACGGTGCTGACGACCTCGAAAGCGGCGCTGACGACCCCGGAAACGGTGCCGACGAGTCCGCACACGCCAGCGACGAACTCGAGAACGACACCCACGACTTCGAGAGTGGCGGCGATGGCTTCGAACACGGCGGCGACGGCTTCGAACACGGCGGCGACGGTTCCGAATCCAGCGGCGATGGGCTTGAGCACGGCAGCGATGCCGCCGGCAATCGCGGTGGCGAACCCGAACGAGACGACCTGGAATCTCGTCGAGCGACTGCCGACGGATTCGACGGTTCGGACGACCGCACGGTCTCGAGGGGTGGCTCGAGCGCTTCGAGTGGGTCAGAGAACGCTCGAGGCGAATCGGCGGATGGAGTAACGATCGAGGACGACGGTCTCTTCCGGTGGTTCTTGAAGACGGACGACGGGACAGTCATGATGGTCAGAGACGTCCTGACGAGCGTCGCGATCGTCGCAGCGATCGGCCTCGTGCTGTTCGCCGTCAGCGGCATCTGGCCTCCACTGGTCGCCGTCGAGAGCGGGAGCATGCATCCGAATATGCAGGAGGGAGACCTGATCTTCGTCGTCGGCGAGGATCGGTTCGTTGGCGAGAACCCGGTCGACGGAACCGGCGTCGTCACGCTCGAGAACGGGCAAGAAAGCGGCTACGACAAGTTCGGAAAGGCCGGCGATGTCGTCGTGTTTCAGCCGGGCGGGAACGAGAGAGCCACGCCGGTGATACACAGAGCCCACTTCTGGGTCGAGGAGGGAGACAACTGGGTCGAACAGGCGGATCCGGCGATCATCGGCGAGGATACGACCTGTAGCGAGGTCGAATCGTGCCCCGCGGACCACGCCGGGTTCATCACGAAAGGAGACCACAACAGCGGCTACGACCAGCAGACCGGTCTCGGTGCGAGCTCCGACGAAATCGTCAAACCCGAGTGGATCACCGGCAAGGCGTCGTTCCGAATCCCGTGGCTCGGAAACATCCGCCTGCTGTTCGATAAGTACCTGTTCGGTGCGGTCGGCGGGACCGTCGCCCCGCAGGCGGTCGCCGGCATTTCGGCCGGTGCCGGCAGCGTCGCCGGTGCCGTGACCGTGGCGGGAAAACGCTGGTCCGATCGAAACTGAATCACGACGGCTTTCTGCGGAGAAACGAGGGTCTCGAGGAGTGATCGAGAGCAAACGTCCGGACTCGAGGAGCGATCGCGAGGAAACTTCAGGGAGCTAGTTCTCGAATCGGGCCTGCACGAATGGCTGGATGTCGTCGATGTCGCTCAGACGCGAGTCGCTCAGTAAGACGGCCTCCGTCTCTTCGAGTGGAACCGAGAGGCTGATCTCCTTGGTTCGGCCGTAGCGTCCCTTCGAGACGACGACCGCGTTGACGATCCCGAGCATGTCGAGTTCGCTGATGAGGTCCGTCACGCGCCGCTGGGTGAGGACGTCCGCGTCGATCTCCTCACAGAGGCGCTTGTAAATGTTGAACACTTCTCCCGTGTTGATGCTCTGGACGCCGTGTTTCTCGAGCGAGATGATCGAGAAGAGGACGAGTTTGCTCTGGGTGGGGAGGGTCCGAACGACCTCGACGACCCGATCGAGTTCGATCTTGTCCTGGGCCTGCCGGACGTGTTCCTCGACGATGGTCTCTGACTGGGACCGCTCGGCGAGTTCGCCCGCCGTCCGAAGGAGATCCAGTGCGCGCCGCGCGTCGCCGTGTTCCTGTGCGGCGAAGGCCGCACACAGCGGGATGACGTCGCCCGAGAGCGCTCCGCCTTTGAACGCGACCTCCGAGCGGTGCTGGAGGATATCGCGCAACTGGTTCGCGTCGTAGGGCGGGAAGACGATCTCCTCTTCGCCGAGACTCGACTTCACGCGCGGGTCGAGAAAGTCGGTGAACTTCAGGTCGTTCGAGATGCCGATGATCGAGACTCGAGAGTTATCGAGTTCCGAATTCATCCGCGAGAGGTTATAGAGCGTGTCGTCGCCGCTTTTCTCGACGAGTTTATCGATCTCGTCGAGCATGATGACCACGACCCGTTCGGAGTAATCGACCGCGTCGAAAAAGACGCTGTAAACGCGGTCGGTCGGCCAGCCGGTCATCGGTACCTCCTCGAAGGATTCCTTGTCTTCCTCGAGTTCCTCCATTCGATCCTCGATGTCCTCGAGCGAGTCGAACGGCGTCGCCTCGAGCGGATGCTCGATAGAGCCGGTCGACGACCCGTCGCCACTGGACTCGAACCCCTCCGTTTCGACTGGAGAATCGCCCGACGTGAAGTCGACGTTAGAGTCAGCAGAACCGTGGTCACCAGCGGACGAAGACGGATCGGCGGACGAAGCCGGATCCGTGGTACCAGAAGTCCGATCGACTTCTGTGCTCGCGTGTGCGCGCGGAGAAGAGTTTTGGTGGCTCGTTTCTTCTTGCGAGGTCGTTGCACTCGCCGGATCAGGCGATTTCTCCGAATTCGTGCTATCCACCGCGGATATACTGGTCTGTTCTGTCGCCGCATCCGCTGATTCGACTGTGTCGTCTCGGTCCGGCGAGTCGGTCGTTGGTTCTCGAGTTCCCGACGGAGCAGTATCGGAGTCGATCGAACCACGAGCGTCGGAGGCGTTCGAGGCGTCGCCGTCGATCGCGTTCGAAGCGCCGTCATCGACCGCGGTCGAATCAGCTGCGTGTGAATTCGTCGCCGATCCGCTAGTCGTTTCTTCCTCCGCTTCGGTGGTCGTGTTCGATCCAGCGGTTGGGTCGAGTTCCGTCTGATGCTGTGGACTCGAGGTGTCGCCGGAGGACTGCTCGTCTCCCGCGTCTGTATCGTGATCTCGATCGAACTCCTCGACCGAATCGACGAGTGATCGGAGCTCGTCGAGTCGCGTCTCGATTCGCTTTTCGTTCTCTTCGATGAACTTGTTCGCGAGTTGTGCGAGGACTCGATACTGAGTGTCGGTCACTTCGCAGTTGATATACTCGACGTCGCAGGGAACGCTGTACTTCGAGGACGTGCTCTCGAGTTCCTTGCTCACGAACTTCGCGCTCGCGGTCTTTCCCGTTCCCGTCTTGCCGTAGATCAGAATGTTCGACGGGGTTTCCCCACGTAGCGCAGCGACGAGAATAGTCGCCATCTTGTTGATCTGATCGCTGCGATGGGGAAGCTCGTGTGGCGTGTACGACGGTCTGAGGACTTCCTTGTTCTCGAAGATAGGTTCGCCGCTCAACAGATCGTCGAACAGACCCTGGTTCGGCTCGTCATCGCCGAGATTGGATCCTTTCAGCTCGGTAGAGAACCCGTCCGGGCCTCCGAGCTCGACGTTGCGGTCCGAATCCGTCATATCTAGGTCGTCGTCAGACATTCCTCGTTCGTACACCCCGTCATTTCAAGTGGAACGTGACTCGAGCGCGATCTATTGTGGCCCGTACGAGCCTGAAAGAAGCCATTCGAGCGTACGAGTTCGCGATCGGAGTCCAGTTGATGCAAACGAACCAGAGGAACACCTAGCTATTAAATTCTTCCCTTCGGTCTCCAAGAACTGTTGGGAGTTTGTCCGTTCGGAGATCTCGAACGGTTTCGAATGGATTGGATAAATAGTGAGAGAACATAGCACGCGAGAAAACATAGCACATTGGACTGTGCGGAAACCCCCCACCCCTTCGTTTCAGGTGGAAACGGTTCCGAGAGGGGGTGGGTGGGAGGGGGGATTGAATATGGGAAGATTCAAGTTGGTAACACAGAAACAGTATCCGCAGAACTAGCAAAACTAGTAATTTACTAGAGTTAGATTAATCAACGCTAGTGTTTACTAGAAAGCGGACTCTATAGCAACTCAGTTACTAGAACGGCCGGATCTCCGCTTTCGTTTTTCGAACGGCCCTCTTTCCCCACGAATCCCCTCCAAATCCTACTTAGAACTCTTCTCTCGGCTATTTCTCCGTCTCTCGCTCGAGTTTGCACTCGGATCATCCCGTTTTCCACCGATCCGCCACCCTCCCTGATTCGCGATCTCCAGTCGAAACGAAGGGGTGGGGGATCAGCCGCTTATACTAGTATGGTTCTAGTACCCACACTCTCCCGGGCTGTCCGAGCCCACGTGGGACGTCCAGTCGACCACACTACTCCTCGTTTTGGGAATACTGGTACCATCTTCGGACTCGAGCAGCTGCTATCTCTCTCGGAGACTCTATTCTCACACCTCTCTTTCCAGTGGATCAGTCTCGAACACTTCGAACTCGACAGGCTATCCGAATTCACAGTTCGAAAGGCTATCCGCACCCACTATTTGAGGATCTATTCACATCTGCTGTTTGAGAGGCCGTTTCGCGAATTTCGAGTGCACTCAGCTTGTGTTCTCTGGACGTAGCCTCTCACGTTCTCCCGTTACTCTCAATTTCCAGCTCTCCCAATTATCTCCGTTTAGTCTTTTGTGTCGGATCGCTCCAGCCATATCCGAATCGTTTCTTAGTACTACTGTCTCGGCTACGACAGTCTCATTGCTGTTGGATGCTCAATACGTCTGACGTAGGCTTAAGTGAGTTCAGTTCCGTAGTACGCGCAGATGCGCCACTATGGTGCTGGAGGCCCCCTAGGATGGGACTGTTAAAAGGACTTAAAGATAGTATCTCTCGCGTTACGGATCGGTTGTTTTCCGAACAGGAGCCAAAACGGATTGGAATCTACGGGCCGCCGAACGCCGGGAAGACGACGTTAGCGAACCGCATTGCTCGAGACTGGACAGGTGACGCGATCGGGACGGAGAGTCACATTCCACACGAAACGCGCCGCGCACGAAGAAAGGAAGGAGTCGAAATCGAGCGCAACGGCAAATCCGTGACGATCGATATCGTCGATACGCCCGGTGTCACGACGAAAGTGGACTACGAGGAGTTCACCGGAGAGATGGAAGAAGACGACGCGATCCGTCGCTCTCGGGAGGCGACCGAAGGCGTCGCAGAGGCCATGCACTGGCTTCGCGAGGACGTCGATGGCGTCATTTACGTTCTCGATAGCGCGGAAGATCCGATCACGCAGGTCAATACGATGTTGATCGGAATCATCGAGTCGCGAGAGCTGCCGGTTCTCATCTTCGCGAACAAGATCGACCTCGACGACTCGAGTGTCAAACGCATCGAGGACGCGTTCCCACAGCACAAGACCGTCCCGTTGTCGGCCAAAGAAGGCGACAACATGGACGAAGTGTACGAGAACATCGCGGAGTACTTCGGGTGATCTGAGATGCCCAAAGCAACGAACGCAGACGACGGCGATGGCCCGGAACGTCCCGACGGCGTCCAGATCGACCTCATCAGCGGCGAACGGATGGAGGGGATGGCCAGCATGGAGAAGATCCGGATGATTCTCGACGGCGTCCACGACGGCAACATCGTCATCCTCGAGGAGGGGCTCTCGCCCGACGAAGAGAGTCGGCTCATCGAGGTGACGATGGCCGAAATCAGTCCCGACGAGTTCAACGGCATCGAGATCGAAACCTATCCGAAATCCAGCACCGGCAACTCGTCGATCCTC is part of the Halostagnicola kamekurae genome and harbors:
- a CDS encoding S26 family signal peptidase is translated as MESRRATADGFDGSDDRTVSRGGSSASSGSENARGESADGVTIEDDGLFRWFLKTDDGTVMMVRDVLTSVAIVAAIGLVLFAVSGIWPPLVAVESGSMHPNMQEGDLIFVVGEDRFVGENPVDGTGVVTLENGQESGYDKFGKAGDVVVFQPGGNERATPVIHRAHFWVEEGDNWVEQADPAIIGEDTTCSEVESCPADHAGFITKGDHNSGYDQQTGLGASSDEIVKPEWITGKASFRIPWLGNIRLLFDKYLFGAVGGTVAPQAVAGISAGAGSVAGAVTVAGKRWSDRN
- a CDS encoding aspartate kinase, with the protein product MRVVAKFGGTSLGSGDRINRAADSVAAAVEDGHEIAVVASAMGSTTDDLLEDITFETGDKDRAQIVSMGERTSVRMLKAALSARGIEARFLEPGSEDWPIITDEHGEVDVEETQRRAYEVAESLDDVVPVITGFLAEGTDGSITTLGRGGSDTTAVMLGKYMDADEVVIVTDVEGVMTGDPRVVEGARNVGEISVDELRNLSFRGAEVVAPSALSYKDTTLDVRVVHYQHGDLLSGGTSIEGEFQNLVDLRERPIACLTVAGRAIRNQPGVFQHLSQALGESDVNIEAVASGVDTVTFYIDEEEAERAENILHREVIARDEFSSVTVDSPMAVVRVTGGELPNQPGIISDIVNPLAEARINLQDIITSATSVALVVDWDDREETLEITQDLF
- a CDS encoding Era-like GTP-binding protein, coding for MGLLKGLKDSISRVTDRLFSEQEPKRIGIYGPPNAGKTTLANRIARDWTGDAIGTESHIPHETRRARRKEGVEIERNGKSVTIDIVDTPGVTTKVDYEEFTGEMEEDDAIRRSREATEGVAEAMHWLREDVDGVIYVLDSAEDPITQVNTMLIGIIESRELPVLIFANKIDLDDSSVKRIEDAFPQHKTVPLSAKEGDNMDEVYENIAEYFG
- a CDS encoding DNA-directed DNA polymerase II small subunit, with protein sequence MPLEGPARIVSELTTRGYNAEREAVTLIAAAERPQPTLERVVDALPEGTLVVRSEHVRSVLEESESASGESSSRSSDSPPASSDSPASPSDSIGHDRSSGANDPTDAPLDDPSVSTGDSSRTSSSSKTDSPVETMGSTDRFDRAGDASSRSLEIANDMTGESTGTGEYKDFVAVFRDRLERLGSKLRGRFNHRPASAIQSMPGGSEAAMVGLVNDIRSTASGHWLIELEDATGTFPWLVMKDREYAGLVEELLCDEVLAMEGTLADDSGIAFVDSMSFPDVPRTYEPSTANRHVQAALISDVHVGSQEFMADAWNRFADWLHTAEAQHVEYLLLAGDMVEGVGVYPDQDEELDIVDIYDQYEAFNEHLKRVPGDLDIVMIPGNHDAVRLAEPQPGFDERLRNIMSAHDPQIVSNPSTVTLEGVSVLMYHGVSLDEVIAELPEEKANYDEPHKAMYQLLKKRHVAPQFGGHTRLAPEKEDYLIIEDVPDIFHTGHVHKLGFGKYHNVLAINSGCWQAQTEFQKSVNIDPDAGYAPIVDLDTLDVTVQKFS
- a CDS encoding DUF1328 domain-containing protein, with protein sequence MLELALTFFVVAVLAGFFGLNGIAGLTMAIAKWLVLIFLALAVVSLLL
- a CDS encoding winged helix-turn-helix domain-containing protein; this translates as MSEPNRDDNDERERDRSHEIFAQLDDEYAREILVETVGGSRSAHELSEACDASLSTIYRRAERLIDCGLLAEQTVVEDDGNHYSVYEAQLDNITVDLDEDGFTVTIESKPTESLSDRFTNMWEGL
- a CDS encoding AAA family ATPase encodes the protein MSDDDLDMTDSDRNVELGGPDGFSTELKGSNLGDDEPNQGLFDDLLSGEPIFENKEVLRPSYTPHELPHRSDQINKMATILVAALRGETPSNILIYGKTGTGKTASAKFVSKELESTSSKYSVPCDVEYINCEVTDTQYRVLAQLANKFIEENEKRIETRLDELRSLVDSVEEFDRDHDTDAGDEQSSGDTSSPQHQTELDPTAGSNTTTEAEEETTSGSATNSHAADSTAVDDGASNAIDGDASNASDARGSIDSDTAPSGTREPTTDSPDRDDTVESADAATEQTSISAVDSTNSEKSPDPASATTSQEETSHQNSSPRAHASTEVDRTSGTTDPASSADPSSSAGDHGSADSNVDFTSGDSPVETEGFESSGDGSSTGSIEHPLEATPFDSLEDIEDRMEELEEDKESFEEVPMTGWPTDRVYSVFFDAVDYSERVVVIMLDEIDKLVEKSGDDTLYNLSRMNSELDNSRVSIIGISNDLKFTDFLDPRVKSSLGEEEIVFPPYDANQLRDILQHRSEVAFKGGALSGDVIPLCAAFAAQEHGDARRALDLLRTAGELAERSQSETIVEEHVRQAQDKIELDRVVEVVRTLPTQSKLVLFSIISLEKHGVQSINTGEVFNIYKRLCEEIDADVLTQRRVTDLISELDMLGIVNAVVVSKGRYGRTKEISLSVPLEETEAVLLSDSRLSDIDDIQPFVQARFEN
- a CDS encoding DUF2073 domain-containing protein, with amino-acid sequence MPKATNADDGDGPERPDGVQIDLISGERMEGMASMEKIRMILDGVHDGNIVILEEGLSPDEESRLIEVTMAEISPDEFNGIEIETYPKSSTGNSSILGRIMGNNESTNKLTVIGPANQIETLHKDETLISALVSRN